The Rickettsiales bacterium genomic interval TGCTAAAGCCTCTATGCCATATAGGCATTATCGCAAAGTAAAATGGCTCAATAAAGGTATTCCTCGTAATAAATTCGATCAGGATTTACTATATTCCTTTGGCGCTTTTCTGACATTTTGTGAGATTAAGCGTAATAATGCCGAATCACGAGTGAAAGCTATTCTTGGCAAAGGGAAAGAAGCTGCAAAGATTGATGCCATTCCTGATGAAAATCAGGCTCAAATCAATATCGAGGAGTTAGCGCAAGATCAGCTAGCTAACTTTATTATCCGCAAATTTAAAGGATATGGACTTGAAAGACTCGTGGAAGCCATTCTAAAAGCTCAAGGCTATATTACATATCATAGCCCCAAAGGCGCGGATGGTGGTAAAGATATTCTAGCATGCTCTGGCAATCTAGGCTTTGGCGAACAGAGAATTTGCGTACAGGTAAAGTCTGGTGATGCTCCTGTAGATTCTCCTACACTGGATCAACTTATTGGTGCCATGCAAAAAGTAAATGCAACACATGGACTATTAGTGGCATGGGGCGGATTTAAACAAAGCCTGGAAAAAGAGCGCGCACGGCAATTTTTTATTGTACGTTTATGGGATCAAAATGATTTAATTCAGCAAATCCAACAGCACTATGATAAACTTGAAGATGAAATTAAGGCTGAACTGCCATTAAAGCGCATTTGGATGATAGCTGATATAGAAAAAGAATAGGAATAATAAGAAAATAATCCTTATTAGCTACTATATTCGCCAGTGCTGCAAGTTTATAGAACATTGCTCATTCTTGGTGATTATCCTTATGAATAATGATCGTCTCTGGACGACCAACCTGCAAGTAGCTAAGAGAAGTTGAATTTACTGTTGCTGCGTATAGTTCTTTGCGAGCTAAATTTTCATCAATGCTACGCTCAACAATTTTCGAAATTAATACTTCGAAAGGCCAATCTTCACCAGCATTAATAGCTATATTACCATCCAGATGAATTTCTTTATACAAGACTTCATTGATAATATTTTTATCTTCTAGTCGCGTAAGAAAGTCGGTGACCAACTGCATGCGAATCATGCCGGACATAATTTCCATCCAAGTCAGCGAACGACTAAATGCCTTATGCGCGCGAGGAATGAAGTCTGTAATTCGATACAATAGTCTAGCTACAAAGACTGCCGCGTCTCTAGC includes:
- a CDS encoding restriction endonuclease — encoded protein: MALWLARAGKHGEFEQKFLEENRIYLTWEELEASLANAKSYEDVREIVSRTYTESPKGQITNWTGQISAFSVYMQIGDLFVMPLKHQPAIAIGVIESGYQYDAKASMPYRHYRKVKWLNKGIPRNKFDQDLLYSFGAFLTFCEIKRNNAESRVKAILGKGKEAAKIDAIPDENQAQINIEELAQDQLANFIIRKFKGYGLERLVEAILKAQGYITYHSPKGADGGKDILACSGNLGFGEQRICVQVKSGDAPVDSPTLDQLIGAMQKVNATHGLLVAWGGFKQSLEKERARQFFIVRLWDQNDLIQQIQQHYDKLEDEIKAELPLKRIWMIADIEKE